TGTCTGCACGCTGCTGCTGGTCAGGGTGGATAATAAAAAACGATAATAAATCACAGACCGATGCCGTAAACCCTTTGCCGTAATCCTTTGCTGTAAAAGCACGCTTCACTTTATTAATGGCAACCCGTATGCCCTGAATACTTCTATTCAGAGCAGGGTGACTCACAGGTATAAATGATGAAAATAGCACTTCTTACTTTCTGTACCCTGGCCTGTACTTTACCTGCGCACGCAGCGGAATTAACCCTGGCCGAAATTAACGCCCGGCTGGAAAAAGTGGAGGCGGAACTTAAGCTTTCACAAAAACAATTAACGCTTGCTGAAAATAAAATTGCCGTGGCGGAGAAACGAGCCAGTGACGCGGAATTAAAAAATAAAAACAGCAAGAGCGATATTATTAATAACGATACCGAGATTAAATTCGGCGGCTACGCCCGCACCGGCATCCTGAGCGGAAAACAGGGCACCACTACCACGGTCGGCCCTTCCCTGACGCCCGCGGGCAGCACCGGCGGCAGCGTTGGCCGCCTGGGGAACGAAGCCGACACCTACGTTACCGCCGACTTCGACTACAAGCGCCACTACGCCAACGATTCGAGCTTCCGCTACTACATGAAAATTGCCGAGTGGGACAAAACCTATAACACCGACAGCGCGTTTAACGGCCAGATGAACCTGCGCCAGGCGTTTGTGGAGATGAGCAACCTGCCCACCTTCACCGGCGCGTTCAGCGGCTCCACGCTGTGGGCGGGCAAGCGCGAGGACCGGGATAACTTCGATATCCACTGGCTGGACTCGGACATGATGAACCTGATCGGCACCGGCGCGGGGATTTACGACGTGAATTTCTTCGGCGACGTGAAAACCAACCTGTCGGTCTACGGGCGTAACTTCAACGATATCGATGCGATGGAAAATGTTGAATACAACAACATGACCGGCGCCGATAATACGTTTATCCAGAACTACACCTTCTCGCTGAATAACCGCGTCGGCAACTGGCAGTGGATGCTGAACGGCCTCTACTCGAAGGAAAACGACAAGCGGATCAACGACGGTCTGGCGCAGGATAACGCCGCCTCGCACGGCTTCAACACCATGCTGGCGTGGCACGGCGACAGCTTCTACGGCCTTAACGAGGGGTCGACCAAAACCGTGCTGCTGTACGGTAAGGCGCTGGGGGCCGAAGTGCGCGGGCCGGGTTCGGATGGCTATCTGATTGACGATGCCTGGACGGTGAAGTTCGCCACCTACGGCATCACCCGGCTGAGCGAGAAGCTGAGCGTTGCCCCGCTGCTGGTGGCTCAGAGCAGCAACAGCCGCTACATCAAATCCGACCATTACGACTGGGTGACGCTGAACTCGCGGCTGATTCAGGAAATTAATCAGAACTTTGCCCTGCAGTACGAGGCCAGCTATCAGTATATGGACATCGATCCGAAGGGCTTTAACGGCAATAAGCCGGTGTCCGGCAGCTACTACAAGCTGACCTTCGCGCCGACCTTTAAAATGCAGAACGTCACCGACTTCTTTGAGCGTCCGGAGATCCGTTTCTTCGTCACCTGGATGAACTGGGACAAAAATCTGGATAACTACTCTTCGACCGATACCTTCGGCAACGCGGGCTATCACAGCGGCGGTTCGCTGAT
The sequence above is a segment of the Erwinia sp. SLM-02 genome. Coding sequences within it:
- a CDS encoding carbohydrate porin; this encodes MMKIALLTFCTLACTLPAHAAELTLAEINARLEKVEAELKLSQKQLTLAENKIAVAEKRASDAELKNKNSKSDIINNDTEIKFGGYARTGILSGKQGTTTTVGPSLTPAGSTGGSVGRLGNEADTYVTADFDYKRHYANDSSFRYYMKIAEWDKTYNTDSAFNGQMNLRQAFVEMSNLPTFTGAFSGSTLWAGKREDRDNFDIHWLDSDMMNLIGTGAGIYDVNFFGDVKTNLSVYGRNFNDIDAMENVEYNNMTGADNTFIQNYTFSLNNRVGNWQWMLNGLYSKENDKRINDGLAQDNAASHGFNTMLAWHGDSFYGLNEGSTKTVLLYGKALGAEVRGPGSDGYLIDDAWTVKFATYGITRLSEKLSVAPLLVAQSSNSRYIKSDHYDWVTLNSRLIQEINQNFALQYEASYQYMDIDPKGFNGNKPVSGSYYKLTFAPTFKMQNVTDFFERPEIRFFVTWMNWDKNLDNYSSTDTFGNAGYHSGGSLMVGTQLETWF